In a genomic window of uncultured Flavobacterium sp.:
- a CDS encoding GatB/YqeY domain-containing protein, with translation MSLQTLIMDEIKTAMRAKDTVALEALRAIKSEMLLAATASGSKEELTEDDEVKLLQRLVKTRKESARIFTEQNRPDLAEPELAQVAVIEKFLPAQLSEEEVEAVVAKIIAETGASGIASMGKVMGLASAQLGGTAEGKTISAIVKKLLV, from the coding sequence ATGAGCTTACAAACATTAATCATGGACGAGATTAAAACCGCCATGAGAGCAAAAGATACAGTGGCATTAGAAGCTTTAAGAGCAATCAAATCTGAAATGTTATTAGCTGCAACGGCTTCAGGTTCTAAAGAAGAATTAACAGAAGACGATGAAGTTAAATTACTTCAAAGACTAGTTAAAACTCGTAAAGAAAGCGCTAGAATTTTTACAGAACAAAATCGTCCTGATCTTGCTGAACCAGAATTGGCTCAGGTTGCAGTAATCGAGAAATTTTTACCAGCTCAATTAAGCGAAGAAGAAGTAGAAGCAGTAGTTGCAAAAATCATTGCTGAAACTGGCGCTTCAGGAATTGCTTCAATGGGTAAAGTTATGGGATTAGCATCTGCTCAATTAGGTGGAACTGCTGAAGGAAAAACAATCTCTGCAATTGTAAAGAAACTTTTAGTTTAA
- a CDS encoding recombinase family protein — protein MKKTADLYVRVSTDEQAEKGYSQRNQEEMLRKYCEINSIHIRDIIYEDHSAKTFNRPRWKLYLATIKKYKNKTDLILFTKWDRFSRNAGDAYQMINTLRRLGVEPQAIEQPLDLSIPENKMMLAFYLAAPEVENDRRALNTFHGMRRARKEGRYMGLAPSGYINKITEDGKKYITFDQPEASILKWCFEEIAKDVFNTEQIFLQAKSKGLKTSKNNFWRQIRNPVYCGKILIPKYKDEEAKFVIGSHEPLISEALFYLVQDVLEGRRKNFRTKSVTSEPFPLRGLFKCPLCDKILTASISKGRNSHYSYYHCYKGCNYRIRSCEVNRIFYDQLRKYIPKPETEKIYITAVKEYFNDFNKEAVAEKNRVISQLKEFDQKISCIRDLLASKKIDVKDYSEMKTDYDSKIHRLEIKLADLSQENISVSDLLKTGIKNLMKLNECCSEADLTHFRNIIGSIYPEKFTIEEKQFRTARINEVVQIVYLINEELDPKNNGAKKKKSSLPRQVTAEGFEPPTLRAEI, from the coding sequence ATGAAAAAGACAGCAGATTTATACGTGAGAGTGAGTACGGACGAGCAGGCGGAAAAAGGCTACTCTCAAAGAAACCAAGAGGAAATGCTAAGAAAGTATTGTGAGATTAATTCCATTCATATAAGGGATATTATTTATGAAGATCATTCTGCAAAAACATTTAACAGACCCAGATGGAAACTTTATCTGGCAACAATTAAAAAATACAAAAACAAAACCGATTTGATCCTGTTCACCAAATGGGACAGATTCAGCAGAAATGCAGGTGATGCATACCAGATGATTAATACACTTAGAAGACTTGGTGTCGAGCCTCAGGCAATAGAACAGCCTTTAGATCTGTCTATTCCAGAAAATAAAATGATGCTTGCTTTTTACCTTGCGGCTCCCGAAGTAGAAAATGACAGGAGAGCATTAAATACTTTTCACGGTATGAGAAGAGCTAGAAAAGAGGGACGCTACATGGGGCTTGCCCCTTCTGGCTATATAAACAAAATTACTGAAGATGGTAAGAAATATATAACTTTTGACCAGCCTGAAGCATCTATCTTAAAATGGTGTTTTGAAGAAATTGCAAAAGATGTTTTTAATACGGAACAGATTTTTCTTCAGGCAAAAAGCAAAGGACTTAAAACAAGCAAAAATAATTTCTGGAGACAGATCCGCAATCCTGTTTACTGCGGAAAAATATTAATTCCCAAATACAAAGATGAAGAAGCAAAATTTGTAATAGGATCGCATGAGCCGTTAATTTCTGAAGCGCTATTTTACCTTGTTCAAGATGTTTTAGAGGGACGAAGAAAGAATTTCAGGACTAAGTCGGTAACCTCCGAACCATTTCCGCTTCGTGGCTTGTTTAAATGCCCATTATGCGATAAGATTTTAACTGCAAGCATATCTAAAGGTAGAAACAGCCATTATTCATATTATCATTGCTATAAAGGCTGTAATTACAGAATCAGATCATGTGAGGTTAACCGCATTTTCTATGATCAGCTGAGAAAGTATATTCCAAAACCTGAAACAGAAAAGATTTACATTACAGCTGTCAAAGAGTACTTTAATGATTTCAACAAGGAGGCAGTGGCAGAAAAAAACAGGGTCATTTCTCAGCTGAAAGAATTTGACCAAAAGATTTCCTGCATTAGGGATTTACTGGCTTCAAAAAAAATCGATGTGAAAGATTACAGCGAAATGAAAACAGATTATGACAGCAAAATTCATCGTCTTGAAATTAAATTAGCTGATTTATCTCAGGAGAATATCAGCGTTTCGGATTTGTTAAAAACTGGAATTAAAAATTTAATGAAACTCAACGAATGCTGTAGTGAAGCGGATTTAACTCACTTTAGGAATATTATTGGTTCAATATATCCTGAAAAATTCACAATTGAAGAAAAGCAGTTTCGAACCGCAAGAATAAATGAGGTTGTTCAGATAGTTTACTTAATTAATGAGGAATTAGACCCAAAGAATAACGGGGCAAAGAAGAAAAAATCTTCTTTGCCCCGTCAAGTGACCGCGGAGGGGTTCGAACCCCCAACCCTCAGAGCCGAAATCTGA
- a CDS encoding helix-turn-helix transcriptional regulator produces the protein MSTLTKPNHMGRKISRIRELKDMKQEALAQAMGTNQQAVSILENSETIDDEKLKEVAKALEVSVEAIKNFSDEGVINYFNSFNNFNDNSSLNTQCTFNPLDKLIESHEQQIKLYERLVQAEKDKVEYLEKILKAK, from the coding sequence ATGAGTACACTAACAAAACCTAATCACATGGGGCGCAAGATCAGCCGTATCCGTGAACTGAAAGACATGAAACAGGAAGCACTGGCACAGGCTATGGGAACAAACCAGCAGGCTGTCTCTATCTTGGAAAACAGTGAAACTATTGATGATGAAAAATTAAAAGAAGTGGCAAAAGCTCTAGAGGTAAGTGTGGAAGCAATTAAGAACTTTTCCGATGAAGGCGTAATTAATTATTTTAATAGCTTTAATAATTTTAACGATAATTCATCATTAAATACGCAATGCACTTTTAATCCATTGGATAAATTAATAGAATCACATGAACAGCAGATTAAACTATACGAACGTTTAGTTCAAGCAGAAAAAGACAAAGTCGAATATTTGGAAAAAATTCTAAAAGCCAAATAA
- the mobC gene encoding plasmid mobilization relaxosome protein MobC: protein MKREDSNRTRIVGLRFTPMEYAELEKRFRASTCRKLSDHIRRHLFNKPIVATYRNQSLDELMEETIILSSELKAIGNNINQIARKINTLKTVPDFKGHLYLFEIQRKRLFDKMEEVSGHTQKIAEKWLQ from the coding sequence ATGAAAAGAGAAGATTCAAACAGAACACGAATCGTGGGACTGCGATTCACTCCCATGGAGTATGCCGAACTGGAAAAAAGATTCAGAGCAAGCACCTGCCGAAAATTAAGCGACCATATAAGAAGGCACTTATTTAACAAACCAATTGTAGCCACGTACAGAAACCAGTCTTTAGATGAATTGATGGAAGAAACTATTATTCTATCTTCCGAATTAAAAGCAATTGGTAATAATATCAATCAGATTGCCAGAAAGATAAACACGCTCAAAACAGTTCCCGATTTCAAAGGACATCTTTATCTGTTCGAGATCCAGAGAAAAAGACTTTTTGATAAAATGGAAGAGGTCTCAGGTCACACCCAGAAAATAGCAGAAAAATGGTTGCAGTGA
- a CDS encoding relaxase/mobilization nuclease domain-containing protein, protein MVAVIKTSSSIRGILNYNENKVEIGKAECISAVNYPLELEKLSFTSKLNRFLKLAELNTNAKRNTVHISLNFDPSENHSKEKLAEIADAYMEKLGFGRQPYLVYQHYDAGHPHCHIVTNNIQRDGKRIDLHLLGIRKSEPARKEIEEMFGLVKAEGRKQKEQFSLNPIDVGRVQYGKAESREAINSVLNKVLFDYKYSSLPELNAVLNLYNIQADRGTEESRVFKNNGLLYKILDQNSKPIGVPIKASEFYSRPTLKFLEGKFKTNEAEKESCKKYVRNAITLAFFRENIVSPEKLSKVLEGESIHTILRKNSEGQLYGITYVDHKTRSVFNGSSLGKEFSAKGIQESCAMNILALERKHKNSISTNSENFQNLELREYVKENLSDILLRGEKITDYVSKQFKQRKKKRLYKGI, encoded by the coding sequence ATGGTTGCAGTGATAAAAACAAGCTCGTCCATAAGAGGTATTCTGAATTACAACGAAAATAAAGTTGAAATCGGAAAAGCAGAATGCATAAGTGCTGTGAATTATCCGCTGGAATTGGAAAAACTGAGTTTCACTTCAAAATTAAACCGCTTTTTAAAACTGGCAGAACTAAATACCAATGCGAAGCGGAATACAGTGCATATCTCGCTCAACTTTGATCCGTCGGAGAATCACTCGAAAGAAAAACTGGCTGAAATTGCAGACGCTTATATGGAAAAACTGGGATTCGGCAGACAGCCTTATCTGGTATACCAGCATTATGATGCAGGGCATCCGCACTGCCATATCGTAACAAACAACATTCAGAGAGACGGAAAAAGAATCGATCTGCATTTACTGGGAATCAGAAAATCAGAACCTGCCCGAAAAGAAATTGAAGAAATGTTCGGACTGGTAAAAGCCGAAGGAAGAAAACAGAAAGAACAATTTTCGTTAAATCCGATAGATGTCGGCAGAGTCCAATACGGAAAAGCAGAGTCCAGAGAGGCGATCAATTCAGTTTTAAACAAGGTTCTATTTGACTATAAATATTCGAGCCTGCCTGAACTCAATGCAGTTCTAAACCTCTATAATATCCAGGCTGATAGAGGAACTGAGGAATCGAGAGTTTTTAAAAACAATGGACTGCTTTACAAGATACTTGACCAGAATTCAAAACCGATAGGCGTGCCGATAAAAGCCAGCGAATTTTACAGCAGACCTACTTTAAAATTTCTGGAAGGAAAATTTAAAACTAATGAAGCAGAGAAAGAATCTTGCAAAAAATATGTGAGAAATGCCATAACACTGGCTTTCTTTCGTGAGAATATAGTTTCTCCCGAAAAATTATCTAAAGTATTGGAAGGAGAAAGCATTCACACGATATTAAGAAAAAACAGTGAAGGACAGCTTTACGGAATAACTTACGTTGACCATAAAACCAGATCCGTTTTCAACGGAAGCAGTCTAGGAAAAGAATTCAGTGCAAAAGGAATTCAGGAAAGCTGTGCAATGAACATTCTTGCGCTTGAAAGAAAACATAAAAATTCAATTTCAACAAATTCAGAGAACTTTCAAAATCTTGAATTAAGAGAGTACGTAAAAGAAAATCTATCAGATATTCTTCTTCGTGGAGAAAAAATAACAGACTATGTTTCGAAACAATTTAAACAAAGAAAGAAAAAGAGACTTTATAAAGGGATATAG
- a CDS encoding DNA methyltransferase, translating to MNTNFKDNLISLLKTDERLLDNEGELMINKIHDLADKIDEKLIELLLDNEHTRLNFFIKIKEVFVFKSSEFKFYLDENKIDNSYTQYENRIGLATGGKFLKDSNDVVLDFPYKDCVLEGGQSTEEGIDAHFEWDEKNKHYVEKTATRKEIFFNEVLAKDEIDRLLEPKTFTKIKKYTEKGEEKITSFERDKNGFIKDNLIIKGNNLLALHSLKKEFGGRVKLIYIDPPYNTEKDSFKYNDKFTHSTWLTFMKNRLEIARELLSSDGSIYVQADWNEVHYLKILMDSIFGRNNFKNEIVWFYENKFKFQFTKYFNNDTEAILFYSKSNGNQDFKHIKVDVKSKRMQNQVTWDKELKKMVTVKDENGKVVYYESNDKIVGTLWNIPRINSQSKERLDLLGQKPENLLQRIIEASTNEGDIVLDYHLGTGTTCAVATKMNRQFIGIEQLDYIETLTLDRLKACIDGSDQSGISKLLNWKGGGSFVYLELAKNNQNAIDHIQNAKNLNELISYFDNMCEKYFLHYNLKIKQFKEVIAKEENFINLSLERQKEIFIKMLDLNQLYINLSDVEDKRYDLSDNDIQITKDFYRI from the coding sequence ATGAATACCAACTTCAAAGACAATTTAATTTCATTACTCAAAACAGACGAAAGACTTTTAGATAATGAAGGCGAATTAATGATAAACAAAATACACGATTTAGCTGATAAAATTGACGAAAAACTGATCGAATTATTATTAGATAATGAACATACTAGACTAAATTTCTTTATTAAAATAAAGGAAGTGTTTGTATTTAAATCGAGTGAATTTAAATTTTACTTAGATGAAAATAAAATTGATAATTCATATACACAATATGAAAATAGAATTGGTCTTGCCACTGGAGGCAAATTTCTAAAAGATAGTAATGATGTTGTTTTAGATTTCCCATACAAAGATTGCGTTCTTGAGGGAGGTCAAAGTACAGAAGAAGGAATCGATGCTCACTTTGAATGGGATGAAAAAAATAAACATTATGTTGAGAAAACAGCTACTAGAAAGGAAATATTTTTTAATGAAGTATTGGCTAAAGATGAAATTGATAGGTTATTAGAACCGAAAACTTTTACAAAAATAAAAAAATATACAGAAAAAGGAGAAGAGAAAATTACTTCATTTGAACGTGACAAAAATGGATTTATAAAAGACAATCTTATTATTAAAGGAAATAATCTTTTAGCATTACATTCATTAAAGAAAGAGTTTGGGGGTAGAGTAAAACTTATATATATTGACCCTCCATACAATACAGAAAAAGATAGCTTCAAGTATAATGATAAATTTACACATTCGACTTGGCTAACATTTATGAAAAATAGACTCGAAATAGCCAGAGAATTACTATCCTCCGACGGGAGCATATATGTTCAAGCAGACTGGAATGAAGTTCATTATCTGAAAATTTTAATGGATAGTATTTTTGGTAGAAATAACTTTAAAAATGAAATTGTTTGGTTTTACGAAAATAAATTCAAATTTCAATTCACAAAATATTTTAATAATGATACCGAAGCTATCTTGTTTTATTCAAAAAGCAATGGGAATCAAGACTTCAAACATATTAAAGTAGATGTCAAGAGTAAACGAATGCAAAATCAAGTTACTTGGGATAAAGAGTTAAAAAAAATGGTAACTGTGAAAGATGAAAACGGTAAGGTAGTATATTATGAATCAAACGATAAAATTGTTGGGACATTATGGAATATTCCCAGAATTAATTCTCAGTCAAAGGAAAGATTAGATTTATTAGGTCAAAAACCTGAAAACCTGCTGCAAAGAATTATTGAAGCTTCTACAAATGAAGGCGATATTGTTTTAGACTATCATCTTGGTACTGGTACAACTTGCGCTGTAGCAACTAAAATGAACAGGCAATTCATTGGTATTGAGCAATTAGACTATATAGAAACATTAACGTTGGATCGCTTAAAAGCATGTATTGATGGAAGTGATCAATCTGGCATTTCAAAATTACTTAATTGGAAGGGAGGAGGATCATTTGTTTATTTAGAGCTTGCTAAAAATAACCAAAATGCAATTGATCATATTCAAAATGCAAAAAATTTAAACGAACTTATAAGTTACTTCGATAATATGTGCGAAAAATATTTTTTGCATTATAATCTGAAAATTAAACAGTTTAAGGAAGTAATAGCAAAAGAGGAAAATTTTATCAATCTGTCATTAGAGAGACAAAAAGAAATTTTTATTAAAATGCTCGATTTAAATCAATTATATATCAACTTATCAGATGTGGAAGACAAACGATATGATTTGTCTGATAACGATATCCAAATTACAAAAGATTTTTACCGAATTTAA
- a CDS encoding DEAD/DEAH box helicase family protein → MSLFTPKYLFEDLKSSAYDLEIPKQKVPKYITENLKFTLFKWQEEALINFLTYQEIKRLEEDNDPTHLLFNMATGTGKTLLMASLILYYYKQGKNKFIFFVNQNNIVGKTEENLTNTLHNKYLFTDNIVIDDMIVRIKKVTSFSNYDDDIQILFTTINALHNSVYRVKEDSVFLEQLQKDDIVMLGDEAHHLNADTKKKKGDQFSLDLVVELNDKASQELIEKSWEHTVIAKLLNKDNSKTQIKNNNALIEFTATVPKNAEVEKKYVPITIYKFDLKDFLKAGFTKEINLVSSSFDKRKRILQALLFNWYRNEIALKYNIPNFKAVILFRSKYIEDSQEDFNFFINLIKDLNIKDFHFLNEFDEEALFNITELYKKGQSRIIDIKRYMEQNNVSVKSIVTYLQGAFGERNCIITNSKKGTKTIERTEEQTEKLLNSLEDKNNHIRAIFTVQRLTEGWDVLNLYDIVRMYEGQNTGGTNKGKSGSATTSEVQLIGRGVRYNPFEFDNKEKNKRKFDNQLNHELRVLEEFFFHSDNNEKYLSDLKNELKRQDLLPQNDKILKRYELKQSFLEANKEFYNSLKLYYNSQETNPNKRKSTLNEIKKDFDFTYKIESFKINETTVNLDIDEDDLTRYKKGSNDSSTISLQLKDFDLHIIRKAINSIAKKDGSLLRFNKLKEELKINSIDDLVNDDFLGMFSIKLIMPKLNTFDNLENTEKLKTLIRFFERISIELQLISNPFIGSEFKAKPILDMANWHKEKSVEEVPENIKLEKELKDKDWYIYNGFSGSSEERSLISFIQDTIVNLEDKYEKVFLLRNEEVYKIYDFDKGRGFQPDFLLFLKSKSLQLYYQVFIEPKGNQFEDSLGKFKDAKEGWKEIFLEQITAKYGNTSILKAEDKNYKLFGLPFFNAKNTSDFKNEFTNVLEVKI, encoded by the coding sequence ATGAGTCTATTTACACCTAAATATCTTTTCGAGGATCTTAAATCTAGTGCTTATGATTTGGAAATTCCAAAGCAAAAAGTACCTAAATATATAACAGAAAATTTAAAATTCACTCTCTTCAAATGGCAAGAAGAGGCATTAATAAACTTTTTAACTTATCAGGAAATTAAAAGGTTAGAAGAAGATAATGATCCTACTCATTTACTTTTTAACATGGCAACTGGAACTGGTAAAACCTTATTAATGGCATCTCTAATTTTATATTACTATAAGCAAGGTAAAAACAAATTTATATTCTTTGTAAATCAAAACAATATAGTAGGAAAAACAGAGGAAAACCTTACCAATACTTTGCATAATAAATATTTATTTACTGATAATATTGTTATAGACGATATGATCGTGAGAATAAAAAAAGTGACTAGTTTTTCTAACTATGATGATGATATACAAATTTTATTTACAACTATTAACGCTTTACACAATTCGGTTTATAGAGTTAAAGAAGATAGTGTGTTTTTAGAACAGCTTCAAAAAGATGATATTGTAATGCTTGGAGACGAAGCACATCACTTAAATGCTGATACTAAAAAGAAAAAAGGAGATCAATTTTCATTAGATTTAGTTGTAGAATTAAATGATAAAGCAAGCCAGGAATTAATCGAGAAAAGCTGGGAACATACCGTTATTGCTAAGTTATTGAATAAAGATAATTCTAAAACTCAGATCAAAAATAATAATGCACTTATTGAATTTACTGCAACTGTACCAAAAAATGCAGAGGTAGAAAAAAAATATGTACCAATAACGATTTATAAATTTGACTTAAAAGATTTTTTAAAAGCGGGTTTCACAAAGGAAATTAATTTGGTTTCTAGCTCCTTCGACAAACGTAAAAGGATATTACAAGCTTTACTATTTAATTGGTATAGAAACGAAATTGCATTAAAATATAATATTCCTAATTTTAAAGCTGTTATTCTTTTTAGAAGTAAGTACATTGAAGATTCTCAGGAAGATTTTAACTTTTTTATTAATCTCATAAAAGATTTGAACATAAAGGACTTCCATTTCCTAAATGAATTTGATGAGGAGGCATTATTTAATATAACGGAACTTTATAAGAAAGGTCAAAGTAGAATTATTGACATTAAACGTTACATGGAACAAAATAATGTTAGCGTAAAAAGTATAGTAACCTACCTCCAAGGGGCTTTTGGCGAAAGAAATTGTATAATTACAAATTCAAAAAAAGGAACTAAAACAATTGAGAGAACAGAAGAACAAACTGAAAAATTATTAAATAGTCTAGAAGATAAAAACAATCACATTAGAGCAATTTTTACGGTTCAAAGGCTGACTGAGGGTTGGGACGTACTTAATCTGTATGATATTGTACGAATGTACGAAGGTCAAAATACTGGAGGTACTAATAAAGGGAAATCTGGTAGTGCAACGACTTCAGAAGTTCAATTGATTGGTAGAGGAGTTCGTTATAATCCTTTTGAGTTTGATAATAAAGAAAAAAATAAGAGAAAATTTGACAATCAACTAAATCACGAGTTACGTGTTTTGGAAGAATTTTTCTTTCATAGTGACAATAATGAAAAATATTTAAGTGATTTAAAGAATGAATTAAAAAGGCAAGATTTACTCCCGCAAAATGATAAAATCTTGAAAAGATATGAATTAAAACAATCTTTTTTAGAAGCCAATAAAGAATTTTATAATTCCTTAAAATTATACTATAATTCACAAGAGACCAATCCCAATAAGCGCAAATCTACCCTAAATGAAATTAAAAAAGATTTCGATTTTACTTATAAGATTGAGTCTTTTAAAATCAATGAAACAACTGTTAATCTTGATATTGATGAAGATGATTTAACTCGTTATAAAAAGGGATCAAATGATAGCTCGACAATTTCATTACAACTAAAAGATTTTGATTTACATATAATAAGAAAGGCTATTAATAGCATTGCCAAAAAAGATGGTTCCCTTTTACGATTTAATAAATTGAAAGAGGAGTTGAAAATAAATTCTATTGACGATTTAGTAAATGATGACTTTCTAGGAATGTTTTCAATAAAATTAATAATGCCAAAATTAAATACATTTGATAACTTAGAAAATACTGAAAAGTTAAAAACTCTAATTCGATTTTTCGAAAGAATTTCCATTGAATTGCAACTAATTTCTAATCCTTTTATAGGTTCCGAATTTAAAGCCAAACCAATTCTCGATATGGCTAATTGGCATAAGGAAAAATCAGTTGAAGAAGTGCCTGAAAATATTAAATTGGAAAAAGAGTTAAAGGATAAAGATTGGTATATATATAATGGATTTAGTGGATCTAGTGAGGAAAGAAGCCTTATTTCCTTCATACAAGACACAATTGTAAATCTTGAAGATAAATATGAAAAGGTGTTTTTATTAAGAAATGAAGAAGTATATAAAATCTATGACTTTGATAAAGGGCGAGGCTTCCAACCAGATTTTTTATTATTTCTAAAATCTAAAAGTTTACAATTATACTATCAAGTTTTCATAGAACCAAAAGGAAATCAATTTGAAGATAGTTTAGGTAAATTTAAGGACGCTAAGGAAGGATGGAAAGAAATATTTTTAGAGCAAATTACAGCTAAATACGGTAATACATCTATATTAAAGGCAGAAGATAAAAATTATAAATTATTTGGATTACCATTTTTTAATGCAAAAAACACGTCAGATTTTAAAAATGAATTCACAAATGTCTTAGAAGTTAAGATTTAG
- a CDS encoding HAD hydrolase-like protein: protein MIETNIKNCIVTDLDDTMWDWLGMWYNSFSPYFNDIKDSFNINEDVLKSDFKKLHQKYNTTEVSFAFEELSSLSQENKNSITKKTLTGKSILHKYNSNKKSNLKLYGGVLETLLKLKSQGVLIIGFTESNAFFTKYRIKTLDLDGIFDCIYTPLDTGVPQSVQQIYSENHWEPIKTEIRYLSKTIRKPDSEILGIILRDFQVLKENAVYIGDKIDRDIRMAIDAGVTSVYAKYGSEISNERYEFLKEVTHWTPEDVRRELEFHEKHKNDEIIPDIILEHSFSELLNHVSFSSYQKKLNKDLIPNVISIWSETVKVQQHFNDIALRIRNLSLTAFTFIIATLGYIVKENIVFYITGKEVNGITVFSFLGALIMFCFCFMDRYWYHKFLLGAVIQATFIEDKWYKIIPEIGLSNAITKQSSFNISLLGFTTKLNSKKRFWFFYGPLILIFCVFFGFSFCLDNDKIIKEKEKLVEKNLNLLKETDSLKKELLRTELYLKILETQKIKNADNGK from the coding sequence ATGATTGAAACAAACATCAAAAATTGTATTGTAACCGATTTAGATGATACAATGTGGGATTGGTTGGGAATGTGGTATAATTCTTTTAGTCCGTATTTTAATGATATTAAAGATTCCTTTAATATTAATGAAGACGTACTAAAATCTGATTTTAAAAAATTACATCAGAAATATAACACTACCGAGGTTTCATTTGCCTTTGAAGAACTCTCATCATTAAGTCAGGAAAACAAAAATAGTATTACAAAAAAAACACTAACAGGGAAAAGCATTCTTCATAAATACAATAGTAATAAAAAATCCAACCTAAAGCTTTATGGAGGAGTATTAGAAACTTTATTGAAACTAAAGTCTCAGGGTGTTCTTATAATTGGATTCACTGAATCTAATGCTTTTTTTACGAAATACAGAATAAAGACCTTAGATTTGGACGGAATTTTTGATTGTATATATACTCCGCTGGACACTGGAGTACCCCAAAGTGTTCAACAAATCTATAGTGAGAATCATTGGGAACCTATAAAAACAGAAATAAGATATTTATCAAAAACTATAAGAAAACCAGATAGTGAGATATTGGGGATTATACTAAGAGACTTCCAAGTATTAAAGGAAAATGCGGTATATATTGGAGATAAAATTGATCGTGATATTCGAATGGCAATAGACGCAGGTGTAACAAGTGTTTATGCAAAGTATGGAAGCGAAATAAGCAATGAAAGGTATGAGTTTCTAAAAGAAGTCACTCATTGGACTCCTGAAGATGTAAGACGAGAGTTAGAATTTCATGAAAAACATAAAAATGATGAAATAATCCCCGATATTATACTTGAACATTCTTTCTCTGAATTACTAAATCATGTTTCTTTTTCTTCTTATCAAAAGAAACTAAATAAAGATTTAATACCAAATGTTATTTCGATTTGGAGTGAAACTGTAAAAGTTCAACAGCATTTTAATGACATTGCTCTAAGAATTAGAAATCTTTCATTAACAGCGTTTACATTTATAATTGCAACATTAGGCTATATCGTGAAAGAAAATATTGTTTTCTACATTACCGGAAAAGAAGTTAACGGTATTACAGTGTTTAGTTTTTTAGGTGCTTTAATAATGTTTTGTTTTTGTTTCATGGATAGATACTGGTATCATAAATTTTTATTAGGAGCAGTAATTCAAGCTACATTTATTGAAGATAAATGGTACAAAATTATTCCAGAAATTGGGCTTAGTAATGCAATAACAAAGCAAAGTAGCTTTAATATTTCGCTTTTAGGATTTACTACAAAGTTAAATTCAAAAAAGAGATTTTGGTTTTTTTATGGCCCTTTAATTCTAATTTTCTGTGTATTTTTTGGTTTTTCTTTTTGTTTAGATAACGATAAGATCATTAAAGAAAAAGAAAAATTAGTTGAGAAAAATTTAAATCTTCTAAAAGAAACCGATAGTTTGAAAAAAGAATTACTTAGAACAGAGCTATACTTAAAGATTTTAGAAACACAGAAAATTAAAAATGCTGATAACGGCAAATAA